Genomic segment of Panthera leo isolate Ple1 chromosome B2, P.leo_Ple1_pat1.1, whole genome shotgun sequence:
AAGcctttctgtcttcctcaccTGGGTGGCCACATCAAAGCGCAGCCGCTCAGGGTTGAGATGGGAACCTTGCTGCTCCGTGCCGGGGCCCAGGGTCTGCCGGAGTGCCCAGTTCAACAGGTGGGTGGCCGTGTGCTTCTCCATGCAGCCTAGACGCCAGGCCTGAAACACTTTTGTCACCCAGAATCCTGGGGGGTAGGGAGAATCAAGAGGCTGCAGGATATTCTAAATATCAGGGCTTGGGGCCTTACCTCATCTACATGTAGCTGCACCTGGTCCCCAACCTTCAGGCCCTCAGGGGCCACAGCCTCGTGCAGGATGAAGCCTCCACAGACCTGGGCCCGGGGCACTGGGAACAGTACAtcctggggaagggcaggggccaAGGCACTGATAAAACTGCTTGTAGCTTTTCCCTCCCCTTGGCTCCCTTCCCAGGTCGGGTCTGCCTTCTGCAGAAATTaacttgtctgtgtgtgtgtgtgtgtgtgtgtgtgtgtgtgtgtgtgtatgggggctCACCTCCTGCCCCACCCGCACCAGGTAGCCTCGGTCTGAAGCCTGACCCCCCTGTTCAGCGTAGAAGTTGGTTTTGTCCAAGAGAAGGCCACAACGCTGGCCTTTCCCCACAGAGGCCACAGCTGTCCCGTCCTCTGTATACAGCTGGAGCACCTGCGCCTCGCAGGTGCCAAACTCTGCCAGGAAGAAGAATGGTTATCAGTGCTGGGCAGGGGTGTGGGCCCTGGGCCGTTGGTCTGTACCTTACTTGAAGCCAATGGGCATGTAGCTGGTGGAGGGGCACTTTCAGGGGCCACAGCGACCCCTGGTGGCTATAACCCCCCTcgccgccctccccaccccccccacccccgccccccatgaaACGTATAGGGCTGGTAGCAACCCTCACAgatgtccctctgtccctcccagaaACCGCCAGGGACGCTTGTTGGCCACCAGCCTCAGTCCAGCCTCTCACCATAACCCCCGCTGGGTCGAAGAGAGTAGCTGTACTTGGGACTGTCGTCAGTTGGGGGCACCCCTCGGCGCTGCAGCTCCCCCAGTGCGTGGACATTCAGCTGCAGTCCCCGCTCCTGAGCTGGCTCGGCCTGCCGTGACCGGTGCTGCAGGACGGGCGCATGCATAGGGAAGGGGTACACGGACAGTGCAGTGGGACCTGAGCCTCCACAgagccctgcccctgccacacAGCTGTGTGGActctgcagcccctctggaaTAAGCCCTTGGGGCTTGGCTGGCTGCTAGAGACCCTGGGCTGGCTGGTGAACCACCCGTCATGCAGGGTCTCAGCCACCGCTCCCCTCTCTAAGATGCTGTGCTGGCCTCTCCCCATTCCTGGTTCTGTTCAGTCCACTGTATTAGAGTTCTCCTCTACAGGCTGTGGGTGGGGCCTGAGGTGAGGGGACAGACCCCGTCTCCTGTTTCCCTCAATAGCTGCAGCTCCTCCCCCAGGAACTCAGGGCTGGGAAAGGGACTGTCCCAACAGAAGCCTGGGCAGGGGTGCCCCAGCGTGTACCTGGGCCTCCTCCTGGGCCAGCCGCGCCAGCCCAGCAGAGTCCAGCTGCACCCCCTTCTCCTCCAGCATCAGCTCTACCAGGTCCAGGGGGAGCCCCAGGTTCCCAGACAGCGATAAGGACCAGGCCACTTCAGCTTTGAAGAAGGAAGACAAAGGGTGTtcagaggggagggcaggatggACTGAAGGGgaagaagtgagggagaaataAGGGCCAGGGCTTTTCCGACCACACAACAGCCACCAGGTACCAAGCACAAGTGTCCTCTCCCTACACCCGGTAGGTCCAGGAGAGGGGTCAGGCTTTAGGCTCAAAGGCCAGAGCCGAGGGCAGCCCAGGAGACTCCCTTGTCATCTGTCATCAGAGGAGAAGGGAAGCTCATTCTCGGGATGAAGCCGGCCTTGGAAAGCAGAGACTGGTGGCAGGGCCAGCTGgacagaggggaagtggggagaaggagggtggTGTCCCGCCACAGAGAGATGTGGGTGTTGGAGACAGTGCAGGGAGAGGGACATGGGGAGGAGGGTCTGCATGCTAGGCACACGCCTGCCTCAGAGCTCTGTCCTCTTCCTGCCTTGGTTCACCTGAGTGAGCCCCTCACACCTTGGCCAGGCCGCTCACTCACCAGGGAACAAATCAGAAGGCCCCAGGCGCCTCAGGGTCTGATCGATGATGTGCCGACCCCGCTGCAGGGAGGCCAGGAAGGCTGCCTCGTCCTCTGACACCAGGTTGACTATCTGAACAGGGGGCAGGGCGGGACTGGAGCTGGGCCTTCTGGAAGGGAGAGCCGCTCTCCACCCCTCTCTTgtcggcccctccctccccatccaaAGCCAGTACCTGGGCTGAGTGCTTCCGCAGTTCTGGATAAGCATCtccctgggggaggcagagggctgAGAAGGTGTGAAAGGCAACCTCCCCACCCTGGACCTCCCTGAGGACACCTGCCTTGGAAGCTCAGCTCCGGCTGATGGATGGCAGACTCAAACAGGGAATACGGACAGAAGGGGGTCCCAAACTCAGAGGCTCAGaagccagggcagggaggccTCCTGAGGGCTCCCTGCTTTTTGGATTCAGTCTTAGCTTTCTCAGCCTGACAAGACCTGGGGCTGGCCATTTAGGGTAGGGAGCCTAGGCTGAGGGCACCGTCTAGGCTCAGTGGCAAGCTTCCTGAGCACCCGGGGAAGCCCAGAAGAATAAGTTCTGCCCTCACCAGCGTCTCCACCACTACAGGCACCAGGCTGCCTAGGAAGCCAGGTGGTGCCCGCAACACCTCTGTAGAGAACCGCACAGCTCGACGAAGGATCCGACGAAGCACCAACCTAGAGGGGTTCAGAAGCCAGATGAGAACCGCCTGCAACCCTTGGTCAGCAGTATGGAGAGTGGGGAGGACGAGGTTCAGAGCGGGTGCTCTCATCTCagagccctctccctccccccactcctcctgACCCACCTCTCCCCtgaaacaccccccaccccccgccctcgcAGCCCCTGCCTCTCTGTGTAGCCCCTGCCAGACTCACGGGGCACCCGACATTCCGGGGCAGACACCGTCGGCGATGCAGACGCTGAGTGTGCGGATGTGATCAGCCACAACGCGGTATGCCATGTCTGTGCGCCCCTCGTCTGCTGCTCCTACCCGACCCAAGTAAGGGGACACCCCGCAACCCTGGAGAGCGAGAGACAAGGAGACATGGCTGCTGGTCCTGCCTGATGTGGTCCGGGTGGGGTGCCCTTCATCATCTCTAGAGCATCTGCCCTCACCCCTAAAGCTGATCACATCTGGAATGACCTGGTCGGAGAAGCTTCAAACATAAAAGGGAGTCAGTCCCTGCCCTCCCAGGGCCACATTCAGCACTCACAACAATCGCAGCTGTGATCATTTACTGAATTTCTACCATCAGAACGGGGAGGGTGCTTGAACGAAGCGTTGCCTAATATCCAAAACATCCTGCTCTGGGAGGTATTACTAGTCTCGCtttaaagaggaaactgaggctctgaggagCTAAGTGGCACGAGGCCACACAACGCATCAGGAGCAGATCTGAGATTTGCACCGGCCTGCCTCCACTGCCCACACCCACTTCTCCAGCCTttatggggggcagggagggaggtgtaAGCTGTGCCTATGTGTAAGTGCTCCAAAGCAGATGGCTGATTCATCCAGCTCTAAACCTGTCTCTTCCCTGAGCTTCCTCCCCTCAATTAACAGTCCTGCCATTCACCACACTGCTCAAGTCAAAAACTAGAGAGCAAGccttggtttttatttcccttcctcaTCCAGTCTGTCACTGGGGACTTTTGCTCCTGTCCTGCCTTTGTGAGATCTTTCAAATCAATTACTTTTCTCCACTTCCACAGCTACCAGCCTCAACCATgccctcctgtctcctccctttACTACGAAACAGCCTCCCAATTGGCTTCTTAGCTTCTCCTAGGTCTCCCTCCAGCTCATCCTTCATGCAGCAACAAGAGGGGCCTTTAAAAGTGTCAATCAGatcgtgcccctcccccacgcagaACCCTTTTCactacacttagcataataagagccccactttggacttCAAGGGCCCAGAAGGTTGGacttctgccttcctttctaTGGTAGATTGTTTGCAAAAATGGCCACAATCCTTCCCTCTTCAGTGTGCTTGCCACTTTACAACGAGACCACAGCTGCTTCCCATCCAAGGATAGAATCTATTTCTCTATCCCTTGAACCTAGGCTAGCCTTgcgacttgctttggccaacagaatgAGGTGGAAAGGACACTGTCCTGAGCCTAAGCCTCAAGAGACCTGGTGTGCTTCTGTTCTCCTTCTTGGAACCTTGCTGCCTTGGGATGGGAACAACCCTAAGCTAGCCTGCTGCTTGACAGACACACAGCCTGGTCACCCCCGTTGCCCCAaacagccagccagccagtcCTTGAACTACAGCTGCCTAGCAGCTACCTATAGGTGTATGAATGAACTCACAGAAGACCAAAAGGTTGACACAACAGAGCCCAGCCACCATGGCTAGCTCACAGACTCATATGCTAAATAAATGGTTGTTATTGTAAACTACAAAGTATTAGGTGCTTTGTTACACAACAAAAGCGCAGTCACACATTCTCCAGCTACATCCCAGGTGATTCTACTCTGGCTAGCTCTAGGCCACCTTTGGGttcctttcctgcctcagggccttggtACCGGCCATCCCCTCGGCCTGGAATGAGCTTCTTGTGGCTGGCTCCTCCTCTTTCAGGTTCCAGCTCAGAGATCACCTCCTTGGTGAGCCTTCCCCAAACACTTCATCTAAGATTCCTCTCCAccgtcccccctgcccccaccacagtTACTATCATCCATGTTTACTGCCTGGTCACAATCTGCAATCTGGTTCAAGTCTGCCATCTTGTTCTTTAATACACTTACTTATTTACCTCTTAGGCTACAACGTAATCTCCTCTACTAAGCACAAAGGACTACACACAAAGTAGGCACTAAACACCTATTTTTTGAAGATGCGAAGGAAGCAAGGATTTGGGAGCAATATCAGGTAATAAATAGAAATCCCAGCCTCTTGTTTGACCCTGCTATCCTTGGCTGGGCAAGGTTTCCACATGCAGGAATACTCGGAGTTCTCAACAAAGCGCCAGCTTCTGGAAGGGAAGAGGCCGGCTCACCTGCTGAATGGCGTCAAGCAGCGGGGAGAAGAGATCAGTGTCGTAAGTGGAGCGCGTGCCTTGCAGCACGGCCACCAGCCTTTCCAGGCCCATTCCCGTGTCCACGTGCCgctggggcaggggctgcaggCTTCCATCTGCCTCTCTGGCCAGGGAAGGTGTGCAAGGTGAGGCCCCACATGGGATTACTGGGGTGAGGCAGATGCCCAAGTGCAGCGGAGGAACGAGGAGGGGCTGACAGTGGGAGGAACCAGAAGGCGGTATCCACCCCTCTCCCACAAAGGCAGACAGTGATGGCCTTGGGTCCTGTACTTTCTCATAAAGGGTGatctccaccctcacccctgcttggGCCCTTGCCTGGACCCACACATCCCCTTTCTGAGATAGAATGCTTTGCCCTGAGAAAGAGACATGTCAAGGCTGGGAGAAAATCTTAGAGACCACCAGGCTCCATGTCATCCAGTGATGAGAGAACAGAAGCCGGCGGACAGCAGTGACTAGTTGAAAGTGTCACGAGCAAAGACTAGGGTTAAATCAGTTATTACCTGAAAAGTGTTTAGAAatgtacctggcacacagtaaacaccatttaggtgttttttgtttttttttttataagaaatggaTCAAAGTCTCCTGAATGCCACCTTGCCCACTTCTGGCCAGGgattttccttctgcttcagcACCCCATTACCTGTTGTGTTGAATGAAGACCAGATTCCACAGCTCCACCAGCTGGGGggctccccctctcccagccagGTCATAGTGGATCTCCGTGCAGGGCCCACAGGGGCCAGTGTTCCCCATTTCCCAGAAGTTCTCTTGTGGTCCAAAGGAAAGCACATGACTGGCACACACCCTGACAAGAAAgccaggagggtggtggggagacagacaaacCTGGAAGCCAGAACCCTCTCTGCCATGAGAGCCTCTCCACCAAGCTCAGCAAGAGGAGAAACAGGGCTGACCCCAATCTGTTTCTGGGACCAGATGCTAAGACTCTGATGACTGATGCTGGTTCTCTCCATTTGCCAGTCCTCTTGCCCTCTGGAAGTGGACacaaggggcagaggcagacTTACCCTAAGCTGAGCCAGATGTCCCTGCTCTCCAGGTCTGGGTCCAGCCCTGCCTTGGGGTCACCACCAAAGTAGGAGACCCAGAGCCTGTCTTCAGGGATCCCGTAGACCTGAGTCAGCAGTTCCCAGGCCATGCGGCAAGCCTCCTCCTGCAGGGGAAACCCacatggggtgggaggaggagaatgGTGAGAAGAGGGCCCCGCTGAAGCACCAATCAAGCCACATGAGTTCAGCCCTCAGCTTAACACAAAATTCCACTGCCCTCCTTGTTTCCAGAACAAACCATGACCATTTCTGCTTGAGTTTTTTTCCTGTCCAGAAAACTTCACCCCTCCTTTAGATCCTTTCCTTCAAGTCCCACTCTCTCCATGAAGTTGTCTTTCCACCCTAACCTGGGATGATTTCTAACTCCTGCATTTTAGTATTTGTCtgaccatttattcattcaacaattaccAACCAGCCATTAGGCAGGAGGCACAGTCCTGGCCCTCACGCTTACAATCCAATTAGGGAAGTGAGATGCAGTCTCATCATACTTGTTCATCTAGCACTTTGCCTTCCTGTGTAGTATGAGCCCTGTCCAAGCAGGGCTTAGGAGTAGAGACAGGACT
This window contains:
- the AARS2 gene encoding alanine--tRNA ligase, mitochondrial isoform X1, with the translated sequence MPPSIPAASLDPVKLLPRVKMAASMAAAARRLRRAFRRSPLWGGLSRRPFSSEPPPASATAVRDAFLSFFRDRHGHRLVPSTSVRPRGDPSLLFVNAGMNQFKPIFLGTVDPRSEMAGFRRVANSQKCVRAGGRHNDLEDVGRDLSHHTFFEMLGNWAFGGEYFKEEACRMAWELLTQVYGIPEDRLWVSYFGGDPKAGLDPDLESRDIWLSLGVCASHVLSFGPQENFWEMGNTGPCGPCTEIHYDLAGRGGAPQLVELWNLVFIQHNREADGSLQPLPQRHVDTGMGLERLVAVLQGTRSTYDTDLFSPLLDAIQQGCGVSPYLGRVGAADEGRTDMAYRVVADHIRTLSVCIADGVCPGMSGAPLVLRRILRRAVRFSTEVLRAPPGFLGSLVPVVVETLGDAYPELRKHSAQIVNLVSEDEAAFLASLQRGRHIIDQTLRRLGPSDLFPAEVAWSLSLSGNLGLPLDLVELMLEEKGVQLDSAGLARLAQEEAQHRSRQAEPAQERGLQLNVHALGELQRRGVPPTDDSPKYSYSLRPSGGYEFGTCEAQVLQLYTEDGTAVASVGKGQRCGLLLDKTNFYAEQGGQASDRGYLVRVGQEDVLFPVPRAQVCGGFILHEAVAPEGLKVGDQVQLHVDEAWRLGCMEKHTATHLLNWALRQTLGPGTEQQGSHLNPERLRFDVATQAPLTPEQLRAVEGTVQEAVGQDEAVYMEEVALARTAHIPGLRFLDEVYPDPVRVVSVGVPVAEALDLASQAALQTSVELCCGTHLLRTGAVGDLVIVGERQLSRGTTRLLAVTGEQAQQAREVGQALAQEVGAAAERLSRGSQDVVEAQRLSKDMGRLTDAVDTAVMPQWQRRELQATLKVLQRRANTAIRKLETGQAAQKTQELLRRHSEGPLIVDTVSTESLSVLVKVVRQLCERAPRTSVLLLSPQPLGHVLCACQVAQGTTPAFTAEAWALAVCSHMGGKAWGSQVVAQGTGTTADLEAALRTARAYALNQL
- the AARS2 gene encoding alanine--tRNA ligase, mitochondrial isoform X2; this translates as MPPSIPAASLDPVKLLPRVKMAASMAAAARRLRRAFRRSPLWGGLSRRPFSSEPPPASATAVRDAFLSFFRDRHGHRLVPSTSVRPRGDPSLLFVNAGMNQFKPIFLGTVDPRSEMAGFRRVANSQKCVRAGGRHNDLEDVGRDLSHHTFFEMLGNWAFGGEYFKEEACRMAWELLTQVYGIPEDRLWVSYFGGDPKAGLDPDLESRDIWLSLGVCASHVLSFGPQENFWEMGNTGPCGPCTEIHYDLAGRGGAPQLVELWNLVFIQHNREADGSLQPLPQRHVDTGMGLERLVAVLQGTRSTYDTDLFSPLLDAIQQGCGVSPYLGRVGAADEGRTDMAYRVVADHIRTLSVCIADGVCPGMSGAPLVLRRILRRAVRFSTEVLRAPPGFLGSLVPVVVETLGDAYPELRKHSAQIVNLVSEDEAAFLASLQRGRHIIDQTLRRLGPSDLFPAEVAWSLSLSGNLGLPLDLVELMLEEKGVQLDSAGLARLAQEEAQHRSRQAEPAQERGLQLNVHALGELQRRGVPPTDDSPKYSYSLRPSGGYEFGTCEAQVLQLYTEDGTAVASVGKGQRCGLLLDKTNFYAEQGGQASDRGYLVRVGQEDVLFPVPRAQVCGGFILHEAVAPEGLKVGDQVQLHVDEAWRLGCMEKHTATHLLNWALRQTLGPGTEQQGSHLNPERLRFDVATQAPLTPEQLRAVEGTVQEAVGQDEAVYMEEVALARTAHIPGLRFLDEVYPDPVRVVSVGVPVAEALDLASQAALQTSVELCCGTHLLRTGAVGDLVIVGERQLSRGTTRLLAVTGEQAQQAVDTAVMPQWQRRELQATLKVLQRRANTAIRKLETGQAAQKTQELLRRHSEGPLIVDTVSTESLSVLVKVVRQLCERAPRTSVLLLSPQPLGHVLCACQVAQGTTPAFTAEAWALAVCSHMGGKAWGSQVVAQGTGTTADLEAALRTARAYALNQL
- the AARS2 gene encoding alanine--tRNA ligase, mitochondrial isoform X3, coding for MAGFRRVANSQKCVRAGGRHNDLEDVGRDLSHHTFFEMLGNWAFGGEYFKEEACRMAWELLTQVYGIPEDRLWVSYFGGDPKAGLDPDLESRDIWLSLGVCASHVLSFGPQENFWEMGNTGPCGPCTEIHYDLAGRGGAPQLVELWNLVFIQHNREADGSLQPLPQRHVDTGMGLERLVAVLQGTRSTYDTDLFSPLLDAIQQGCGVSPYLGRVGAADEGRTDMAYRVVADHIRTLSVCIADGVCPGMSGAPLVLRRILRRAVRFSTEVLRAPPGFLGSLVPVVVETLGDAYPELRKHSAQIVNLVSEDEAAFLASLQRGRHIIDQTLRRLGPSDLFPAEVAWSLSLSGNLGLPLDLVELMLEEKGVQLDSAGLARLAQEEAQHRSRQAEPAQERGLQLNVHALGELQRRGVPPTDDSPKYSYSLRPSGGYEFGTCEAQVLQLYTEDGTAVASVGKGQRCGLLLDKTNFYAEQGGQASDRGYLVRVGQEDVLFPVPRAQVCGGFILHEAVAPEGLKVGDQVQLHVDEAWRLGCMEKHTATHLLNWALRQTLGPGTEQQGSHLNPERLRFDVATQAPLTPEQLRAVEGTVQEAVGQDEAVYMEEVALARTAHIPGLRFLDEVYPDPVRVVSVGVPVAEALDLASQAALQTSVELCCGTHLLRTGAVGDLVIVGERQLSRGTTRLLAVTGEQAQQAREVGQALAQEVGAAAERLSRGSQDVVEAQRLSKDMGRLTDAVDTAVMPQWQRRELQATLKVLQRRANTAIRKLETGQAAQKTQELLRRHSEGPLIVDTVSTESLSVLVKVVRQLCERAPRTSVLLLSPQPLGHVLCACQVAQGTTPAFTAEAWALAVCSHMGGKAWGSQVVAQGTGTTADLEAALRTARAYALNQL